ACTTCATTGAGTTATATCGCAGCAGGTAAGGCGGGCGCTGCTATTTCTTATGGTTTAGGACAAGGTGCAACAATGATTGCGGCCATTTGGGGCGTATTTATCTGGAAAGAATTTAAAGGTGCTTCAAAACAAACCAATTGGCTCTTGGCTCTTATGTTTCTCCTT
Above is a window of Bacteroidota bacterium DNA encoding:
- a CDS encoding multidrug DMT transporter permease, with the protein product TSLSYIAAGKAGAAISYGLGQGATMIAAIWGVFIWKEFKGASKQTNWLLALMFLLFISGLALIILSGSN